Part of the Gammaproteobacteria bacterium genome is shown below.
CCGATCTCATCACATCGGGTCGAAGTCCGACACCGGCACTTGTCTTCCGCGAAACGGGATTTATACTGTAACTATATACAGGTATATCGGCCCGCTGGGAAAGCCAGCCAAGAATGGCATTAACATGTTGTTTTAATTATATTTCAATTGCGTTCTTGGCCCCGACCTCGCAGCTTGGCAATCGCAAGAGCCACCGAAATCGTCGTGAACACGAAGCTGGAAGAGATCCTGAAGGAACACCCGACCCTGTGGCACGGGCAGGGAATTCCCCGACATGACGGGAAAGGCATCCCGACCGGATTTCAAGGGCTCGATGCCGTCCTGCCCGGAGGCGGGTGGCCACCCGGCGCCCTGGTGGACATCGTGACTGCGCATCGAGGCATCGGTGAACTGGGCATCCTGCTCCCCGCCATGGCCCGGCTTTGCGGCAGTGGTCTCCAGGCCGTCTGGATCGACCCGTCGTTCATACCCTACGCCCCCACGCTGCGGCAGGCCGGAGTGAACACACATCACGTCCTGATCGTCGGACCTTGCCGTTCGGAGGGCGACATTCCCTGGTGCATGGAGAAAATTCTGCGCTCGGCGAGTTGTGGCATGGCGATGGCCTGGCCGCGGCAACTGGATTTTCGTGCGACGCGACGCCTGCAGCTCGCGGCCGAGGCAGGCGGCAGCCTGGGCTTTCTGTTCCACGCCACGGATCCCGGCAATTCACCCACTGCCCTGCGGATTTGCCTGAGTCCCCGGGATGGTGCCCTCGTGGTCAGGATCGCCAAGGCGCGGGGCACCCTCGGGCGCACCGTTGTGGAACTCCCCCGCTGAATCATGCGATGTCACAACTCGCCACAGCCCATGCAGTCGCGTCGGTCAACATCGCCCCCTCTGTCGGGAGGGACGACCGGATCCGGCTTCCCGGGTGTCACGCCCCCGGACTCCTGTGGCTGTGTCTCCATCTGCCAGACCTCGCAGTCGAGGTACTCCGGCATACCGACAGGCCCGCCGGTTCGTCGCCCCGGTCACGCGGCGAGGAATCCCCGCTTTCCGTCGTGCAGGATGAGAAAGGGCGACCTCTCATCTATCGTTCCTCGGTTACGGCGGCCGCCAGCGGCATCGTCCCGGGCATGACGCTGACATCTGCGCTTGCCCTGTACCCCACGCTGGAGATACGAAATCGGGATATCGGTCTCGAGCATTCACGGTTACTGAAACTCGCCAACCTGGCAAACCGGTTCACACCCATCGTCAGCCGGGAGCCCCCCGACAGCCTTTTGCTCGAGGTGAGCGGGAGCCTCCGTCTGTTCGGCGGCATCCATCCGTTGCGGATTCGGATCCGAGACGACCTCTCCCGGCTGGGTCACCGGTCCTGTATCGCAGTGACCCCTGCCCCTGCCGCAAGCCTGTTGCTGGCAACAAACGAACGTGACACGGTAGTCCACCGCCTGGAAGCGCTACGCTCGGCCCTGGGGCCACTGCCGGTCACCGCCCTGCCCCTGCCACAGGACACCCTCACCAGGCTCGGTCATGCCGGGGTCCGCACGCTGCGTGACCTGTGGCGCCTGCCGAGAGACGGCCTTGCCCTGCGCTTCGGACCGGAGTTGACAAGCTACATGAGTCGACTCATGGGACTGACGCCGGAGCCCCGGCGCAGCTCAACACCTCCCGAAAAACTGCTGTCGACACGCGAGCTGCCGACGGGAACCGTGGAAACAGGGCGCCTACTGCCGGTCATGGAAGCACTCCTTGACGAACTGGGCAACTGGCTCCGGATACGGGATGCCGGCACCCGGTCTGTCCGGTTTTTCCTGCACCATCAACACCGGCCGGCCACCACGGTCGCCGTCGGCACACGCCTCGTCACCCGGGATGCATCCCGGTTTTTGCGTCTACTCGCCGAACGCCTGAAACCGATCCGTCTATCTGAACCGGTTACTAGCGTGACACTTGCCGCCGGCACACCGCAGGCCTGGGTCCCGGAACACCGCAGTCTCTTTCCGGCACGTCAAAATTTCCCTGATCCGGAAAATCGTGAAAATGAATGGGCTGAGGTAGTCGATCAACTGGCCACGCGGCTGGGCGCAGAGGCGCTTCGCCGCCCCGCCTCTCCCCGGGATCATCGACCTGAAGTAAAAAATACCATGGAGGACCGCGTGATGACGGAGAATCATCCCGAAAGGCCGATCTGGGTCCTCCCCCGAGCCTTGCCTCTCAAATGCAGACACGGGAAACCCTGGCTGGACGGGCGACTGTCTTTTGCCGGCAAACCGGAGAGAATCGAGACCGGCTGGTGGGACGGAGGGGACATCTGCCGTGACTACCATGTCGCCACAAACCCTCATGGAAGCCGGCTCTGGATATATCGTGATGCCGATACCCCTGGTAGGTGGCTTCTCCAGGGTTATTTCGCCTGACGGAACACCAAGAAAGAAATGGCCCCGAAACTAGCCTGTCGACCCAAAGGGCCCGCACATACGATTACGACAATTACGACAGCCTTTCGATGTACTCTTCCATGAGTTTGCGGCGGGTTGCCTCGAAATTCTTCCGTCGAACCACACGCTGCCGCCTGGCCGCACTCTTGTAGTCATGGTGATGACTCAGCAGTTCCCGCACACCCTCCGCGATAGACTCCGAGTCGTTCCTGACATAAACGGCTGCCCCACCGAAACTCTTGCGCAGTACAGGCCAATCCGTGGTGATGATGGGCTGATCCAGAGACAGCGCCTCATAAGCCCCCCGCTGCATCGTGTGATCCCGGGTAGTCAGTACCATCACGGCCTTCGCCGATGACAGGAGCCCGAAATATTGTTGAATGGGCACGAACCCGACCGTCTTGATAT
Proteins encoded:
- the imuA gene encoding translesion DNA synthesis-associated protein ImuA, coding for MNTKLEEILKEHPTLWHGQGIPRHDGKGIPTGFQGLDAVLPGGGWPPGALVDIVTAHRGIGELGILLPAMARLCGSGLQAVWIDPSFIPYAPTLRQAGVNTHHVLIVGPCRSEGDIPWCMEKILRSASCGMAMAWPRQLDFRATRRLQLAAEAGGSLGFLFHATDPGNSPTALRICLSPRDGALVVRIAKARGTLGRTVVELPR